The Amycolatopsis sp. DG1A-15b genome contains the following window.
CGCGGCCTCGGTGGACTTCCGCACCACCAGGTCCGCCGAATAGCCGTGCTTCACGAAGACGCCGTCGAGCTGGAACGTGCCGTAGCCGTGGGCCTGGGTGAACAGCTGCTCCATCAGCTCCAGCGCCGTCGCCGGGTCCGGGGCGACGGCCAGGCAGCGCATCAGGAACTCGTCGGTCAGCCGTCGGGTCTGCTCGTGCAGGCCGACGTGCTCCGGGCCGTGCAGGCCGTCGGCGTAGATGACGTTCATCCCCGCCCGCCGCTCGATCAGGTACCGCGTGTACGCGCCCGCGGCCGCGGCCAGGGCGTCCGCCGGGTTCTCGTGCTCGCCGGCCGCCGCGGCGACGCGGTCCGCCAGCTGGCAGGCGATGTGGCAGGCGACCTCGGCCAGCAGGGTCTCGCGGTCGGCGAAGTGCCGGTACGGCGCACCTGGACTGACCTTCGTCCGGCGCGCGACCTCCGCCACGGAGAATCCGGCCAGCCCCTGTTCGGCGATCAAGTCGAGCGAAGCGCGCACGAGCTCGCCGCGGAGGTCGCCGTGGTGGTACTTGCCGCCCATGACCTGGATCACATCTCTCGGTCGAAATATGTAAGACGCCTCTTACGTAGAGATGTAAGAGACCTCTTACGAACAACGGTACTTGAACTTGGAGGGTTCCATGAGCACCACCACGCACGCCATCGCCGCTCCGGCGCCGGGCGCGCCGCTGGCGCCGACCACGATCGAGCGCCGTGACCTGCGTCCCGGCGACGTGCTGATCGACATCGCCTACGCCGGCATCTGCCACAGCGACATCCACCAGGTCAAGGAGGACTGGGGGCAGGCGATCTTCCCGATGGTCCCGGGCCACGAGATCGCCGGTGTGGTCGCCGCGGTCGGCTCGGACGTCACGAAGTACCAGGTCGGCGACCGCGTCGGCGTCGGCTGCATGGTCGACTCCTGCGGCGAGTGCGAATACTGCCTGGCCGGCACCGAGCAGTTCTGCGTCAACGGCAACGTCCAGACCTACAACGGCGTCGGCTTCGACGGCGAGAACACCTACGGCGGCTACAGCAACCAGATCGTCGTGAAGGACGCCTTCGTCTGCCGCATCCCGGAGGGCATCGGCCTCGACGTCGCCGCGCCGCTGCTGTGCGCGGGCATCACCACCTACTCGCCGCTGCACCACTGGGGCGCCGGCCCCGGCAAGAAGGTCGCCGTGATCGGCCTCGGCGGGCTCGGCCACTTGGCCGTCAAGATCGCCGCCGCGATGGGCGCCGAGGTGACCGTGCTGAGCCAGAGCCTCAAGAAGCAGGAGGACGGCCTCAAGCTCGGCGCGAAGGACTACTACGCCACCAGCGACGAGTCGACGTTCGACGTCCTGCGGGGCAAGTTCGACATCATCCTCAACACCGTGTCGGCCAAGCTGCCGGTGGACGCCTACCTCGGCCTGCTGCGGGTCGGCGGCGCGATGGTGAACGTCGGCGCGCCCGGCGAGCCGCTGGCCTACCGCGCGTTCTCGCTGATCGGCGGCAACAAGGTGCTGGCCGGCTCGATGATCGGCGGCATCGCCGAGACCCAGGAGATGCTGGACTTCTGCGCGGAGCACGGCATCGGCGCGGAGATCGAGACCATCTCCGCGGACAAGGTCAACGAGGCCTACGAGCGCGTCGAGAACTCCGACGTGCGCTACCGGTTCGTCATCGACGCCAAGACCATCGGCGCGTGACCTCCCGGGCACGGCAACCGCGTCAGAACACCACGGTGCGGTTGCCGTGCACCAGCACGCGGTTCTCCAAGTGCCACCGGAGGCCGCGGGCGAGGGTGACTTTTTCGATGTCCCGGCCCTTGCGGACCATGTCCTCGACCGAGTCGCCGTGGTCGACGCGGATGACGTCCTGCTCGATGATCGGGCCCGCGTCGAGGTCCGCCGTCACGTAGTGGCAGGTCGCGCCGACGAGCTTCACTCCGCGCGTGTGGGCCTGGTGGTACGGCTTCGCGCCGATGAACGACGGCAGGAAGCTGTGGTGGATGTTGATCGCCCGCCCGGCCCACTCGCGGCACAGGTCCGCGGGCAGGATCTGCATGAACCGGGCCAGCACCACCGCGTGCGGGTCGTGCTCGTCGACCAGCTTGCGCACCTGCTCGAACGCCGCCGCCTTGTCGCCGGGCGGGAACGGCACGTGGTGGAACGGGATGCCGTGCGCGCGGGTGATGTCGGCCAGTGAGTCGTGGTTGCCGATCACCGCGGCGACCTCGACGTCGAGTTCCCCGGAGGCGACGCGGCCGAGCAGGTCGTACAGGCAGTGCCCGGCCTTGGAGACGAGGATCACCGCGCGGCGCCGCTCGCCGGTGTCGCTGACCTGCCAGCTCGACTCGGCGGACAGCTCCGCGGCCACCTCGGCGAAGCGGGCGCGCAGCTCGTCGGCGGCGAAGGGCAGCGAGTCGGCCCGGACCACCTGGCGGGTGAAGAACCAGCCCGTGTCCGGGTCGGTGTGGTAGGCCGCCTCGACGATCCAGCCACCGTGCTCGGCGAGGAACCCGGAGATCCGGGCGATGATGCCGGTGCGGTCGGGGCAGCCGAAGGTGATGACGTAGCGGCGTTCGGGAGCGGTCACGCCGTGCATTCTCCCTGGCGCTGGTCAGGGCGCCGCGAGTGGTGCGAGGTCACCCGTGACCGACGCCTGGTGCGGACGTCCCCACAGCGCCCGGTAGACCTCGTCGGCGGCGCCGGTGACCTCCGCGCCGGGCTCGCCGAGGACCCACGTGCGCTCCGGTGTCGTGACGCGGACGTCGGCCTTGTTGCCCAGGCGCGGGGTCAGGTAGGTCAGGAACTCGTCGATCCCGTCGTTCGCGAACGCGGGGGAGAAGCGCGTCTCCGGACCGTCTTCGAGGGCCGATTCGGCGTCGAGGCGGTGGATCGCCGTCTCGTGCGCCATCCGCCGCGTCCAGTCGCCGACCGTCGTGGCGAAGCCCGGGTACGGCGAGAAAGCGGGGGCTTCCGGGTCGTGGCCGAGTGCTTCGCGCAGGGCCAGGCGCTGGCCGTCCCACCACCCGAGGACGTCGTCCCAGCCCGACGGCGGCTCGGGTCGCACCGGCCGGTTCACCGCCAGGCCGACCGTGAAGCCGTGCACGAACGCGATGTGCGTCACCAGGTCATGGACAGTCCACTTCGGACAGTTCGGGACCCGGGCCGACGGCCCGGCCGCCAGCGCCGCCCGCTTCAGCCCGTCCGCGTGGACGTCGATCGCTTCGAGCATGCGCCGACCGTAGCCGCCGCCCGGCCTCGATGGCGAACACCAAACCCAGGCCCAGGCTGAAGGACAGCAGCAAGCCCTTGGCCGGCTCGTCGGCGAAGGCGGCTCCGCCCGCGAAGCCGATCAGCACGCTGTACACCGCCCAGATCGCCGCGCCGGCGGCGTCGAGCGGCACGAACCGGCGCAGCGGGTAGCCGAGGCTGCCGG
Protein-coding sequences here:
- the purU gene encoding formyltetrahydrofolate deformylase, whose product is MHGVTAPERRYVITFGCPDRTGIIARISGFLAEHGGWIVEAAYHTDPDTGWFFTRQVVRADSLPFAADELRARFAEVAAELSAESSWQVSDTGERRRAVILVSKAGHCLYDLLGRVASGELDVEVAAVIGNHDSLADITRAHGIPFHHVPFPPGDKAAAFEQVRKLVDEHDPHAVVLARFMQILPADLCREWAGRAINIHHSFLPSFIGAKPYHQAHTRGVKLVGATCHYVTADLDAGPIIEQDVIRVDHGDSVEDMVRKGRDIEKVTLARGLRWHLENRVLVHGNRTVVF
- a CDS encoding maleylpyruvate isomerase family mycothiol-dependent enzyme — its product is MLEAIDVHADGLKRAALAAGPSARVPNCPKWTVHDLVTHIAFVHGFTVGLAVNRPVRPEPPSGWDDVLGWWDGQRLALREALGHDPEAPAFSPYPGFATTVGDWTRRMAHETAIHRLDAESALEDGPETRFSPAFANDGIDEFLTYLTPRLGNKADVRVTTPERTWVLGEPGAEVTGAADEVYRALWGRPHQASVTGDLAPLAAP
- a CDS encoding NAD(P)-dependent alcohol dehydrogenase — encoded protein: MSTTTHAIAAPAPGAPLAPTTIERRDLRPGDVLIDIAYAGICHSDIHQVKEDWGQAIFPMVPGHEIAGVVAAVGSDVTKYQVGDRVGVGCMVDSCGECEYCLAGTEQFCVNGNVQTYNGVGFDGENTYGGYSNQIVVKDAFVCRIPEGIGLDVAAPLLCAGITTYSPLHHWGAGPGKKVAVIGLGGLGHLAVKIAAAMGAEVTVLSQSLKKQEDGLKLGAKDYYATSDESTFDVLRGKFDIILNTVSAKLPVDAYLGLLRVGGAMVNVGAPGEPLAYRAFSLIGGNKVLAGSMIGGIAETQEMLDFCAEHGIGAEIETISADKVNEAYERVENSDVRYRFVIDAKTIGA
- a CDS encoding TetR/AcrR family transcriptional regulator, which encodes MGGKYHHGDLRGELVRASLDLIAEQGLAGFSVAEVARRTKVSPGAPYRHFADRETLLAEVACHIACQLADRVAAAAGEHENPADALAAAAGAYTRYLIERRAGMNVIYADGLHGPEHVGLHEQTRRLTDEFLMRCLAVAPDPATALELMEQLFTQAHGYGTFQLDGVFVKHGYSADLVVRKSTEAARIVIAGRTVGGDR